A window of Xyrauchen texanus isolate HMW12.3.18 chromosome 10, RBS_HiC_50CHRs, whole genome shotgun sequence contains these coding sequences:
- the si:ch73-347e22.8 gene encoding uncharacterized protein si:ch73-347e22.8 isoform X2, translating into MSRSLIFGLVISVVFVIRKTLSRVRAGCLTRENLRTENGIKEKEKTDNHDNYAALQAKWSETINGLKQQLNKRSLLCEHVKNATEVKEHCPPIKTS; encoded by the exons ATGTCTCGTTCTCTTATATTCGGTTTAGTCATATCTGTTGTGTTTGTAATAAGAAAGACACTTTCTAGAGTGCGCGCGGGCTGCTTGACACGG GAGAACCTCAGAACTGAAAATGGAATCAAAGAGAAGGAGAAGACTGACAATCATG ATAACTATGCTGCTCTTCAGGCAAAGTGGAGTGAAACAATTAATGGCCTTAAACAGCAGCTGAATAAGCGGAGTCTGCTTTGTGAACATGTGAAGAATGCTACAGAAGTGAA AGAGCATTGCCCTCCCATCAAGACTTCATAA
- the si:ch73-347e22.8 gene encoding uncharacterized protein si:ch73-347e22.8 isoform X1 — MDKRSCCFPFLCLLIAVNISLVGYILSQKELTNNFINEMELTNAEIKEKDLTMTHFESAIETFKKLMSTTETEITSLHDEINTFAIDQENKAKQVKDCQNSVENLRTENGIKEKEKTDNHDNYAALQAKWSETINGLKQQLNKRSLLCEHVKNATEVKEHCPPIKTS; from the exons ATGGACAAGAGATCTTGCTGCTTTCCATTCTTGTGTTTATTGATAGCTGTGAATATAAGCTTGGTGGGATATATTCTCAGTCAAAAGGAATTGACAAATAATTTCATAAATGAAATGGAGCTCACAAATGCAGAAATCAAAGAAAAAGATTTAACTATGACACATTTTGAATCAGCTATTGAAACTTTTAAGAAGCTGATGAGCACCACAGAAACAGAGATCACAAGTCTTCATGATGAGATAAATACATTTGCTATCGATCAAGAAAACAAAGCCAAACAGGTTAAAGATTGCCAGAATTCTGTG GAGAACCTCAGAACTGAAAATGGAATCAAAGAGAAGGAGAAGACTGACAATCATG ATAACTATGCTGCTCTTCAGGCAAAGTGGAGTGAAACAATTAATGGCCTTAAACAGCAGCTGAATAAGCGGAGTCTGCTTTGTGAACATGTGAAGAATGCTACAGAAGTGAA AGAGCATTGCCCTCCCATCAAGACTTCATAA